The DNA window TCGTAGGACCCGGAGACGAGGATGGCGGTCGGGTCGTAGTAGTGCATCGGGCTGAGGGCTCCGAGCCAGCCCATATCCGCCGATTCGCCGACGGAGTTGAGCAGGAACAGCGCGAACACCGCCCCGAGTCCCCCGCGCTGGGCGATGTCCTCACGGTCGAACAGCACCGACAGCAAGAGTCCGATGCCGCCACAGGCGAGCAGGTAGGGAATCGAGAGTAGGTGCACGACGGCCAAATCGCTCACCGACACCGACTCGCCGACGGCGACGACGCTCCCGTACACTACGATGCCCACGATGACGTTGAGGATGACGAGCGTGGGGAGCAACGAGGCGAACTTCTCGACCAGCACCTTCGAACGCGAGACGGGAGTGGCGAGGAGCACGTCCATCCGGTCGCGCTCCACGTCACCGGCGATGAGGCTCCCGGCGAGGTACGCCACGTAGACGCCGAGCAGGAGCAACCAGAAGAACTGGTACAGTTCGACGGCGAGGAATCCCTCCATCGTCGTCAGCGAGAACCCCGCTCCCGACGCGCCGAAGGCCGCCTTCATCGCCGGTGGGAGGTTGTTCCAGTACGCGTCGATGTTCGCCCCCGAGGACTTGATGGACGGGAACAGGGCGACGAACAGTATCGACATCACGCCGAGGAGCACCGCCAACGCGACCGCTCCCTTGACCCGCCGCGAGGACTCGTAGCGCGCGATTTCAAGCATCGACTTCACCTCCCTCGCTCGCGGAAACTTCACCCGCCTCGTCGGTGCTCGCTTCGCCGCCGTAGAACCGCATGAACACCTCGTCGAGCGGTGCCTCTTCGATATCGACGTCTACGACGTGATAGTCGGAGAGACGGTCCAAGAGCACGTCGTACTCCCCCGTGTAGGTGAACTGCACCGCGCCGTCGAGCACGAGGTCGTGGACGCCCGCGAACTCGAACTCCTCGCGGGCCACCGGTTCGTTCGTTCGAAGCCGCACGCGCTTGCCGTTCCGGTCGAGGAGCGTCTCCACGTCCTCGGTCGTGACGAGCTTTCCGTCGCGGATGATGCCCACGCGGTCACAGACCTTCCGAACCTCGCTCAAGATGTGACTCGAAAAGAAGAACGTCACGCCGCGCTCCTGCTCGTCTTCGAGGAAGTCGTAGAACCGCTCTTGCATCAGCGGGTCGAGTCCCGAGGTCGGTTCGTCCATGATAACGAGGTCGGGGTCGTGCATGAACGCCGAGACGATGGCGAGCTTCTGTTTGTTCCCCCGCGAGTACTCCTCGATAGCCCGCTCGACGGGGGCGTCGAAGAGTTCGAGTAATTCCTCCCGTCGGTCGTCGCCCTTCAGCGACGCTTGGTAGTCCAGAAACTGCGTTCCGGTCGCGCCTTCGTCGAATCCGGGGTCGCTCGGCAGGTAGCCGATGCGTTTTTTCGCTTCGATGAGCGCACGTTCGTCGCGCACGTCGTACCCGAGCACCGTCGCCTCCCCGTCCGTCGGGGCGATGAATCCGAGCAGCGTCCGAATCGTCGTCGTCTTCCCGGCTCCGTTCGGGCCGAGGTAGCCGAACACCTCGCCCGATTCGACGGAGAGCGTCAGGTCTTCGATACCCCGCGTCTCTCCGTAGTACTTCGTCAGACCGACCGTTTCGAGTGCGGACATGTGTATCCCGACCGTATATCCGCACCATGAATATATGAATATTCCGTTCATGAATATTCGAATCTCTTATTCACGTCCGTCAGCGCTTTTTTGGGTTATTTGCGTCGTTTCCACTCACAATCACCGTCTCTACTCACAATTGGCGGCGCTTTACCCCAGCGTCGCCACTACTCCGAATGACCGACGGAAAACGAACTCTCGTACGTCGAAGCTCCTTACGCCGATTCCGCGCGCGCCTTCTTCGCGTCTTTCGCACCTTCGACCGTCTCGCGGACGGCCTCGACGCCCTCGTCGTGCACGAGGTCGCCGACGACCACGATATCGGCGTGCGCCGCCATCGTGTTCGCCGATTCGTAGTCGCGGATGCCGCCGCCGTAGAACAGCGTCGCCTCGTCCAACGCTTCCTGTGCCATCTTCACGGTTTTCGGGTCGCCGAACGTACCCGAGCACTCGATGTAAATTATCTGCTGGCCGAGCATCTTCTCCGCGAGTTCGGCGTAGGCCGCCACGTCCTCCGGCGTCTGGTCACAATCGGCGTCGGCGTATTCCGCGACGCTCGCCTCGGGGTTCAGGATGATGTAGCCCTCCGTGTGCGTCTCCGACCAGTCCACGTCCGCCATCCGAATCCACTCCTTGTGGAGTCCGGCTATCCACGCCACGTCTCGCGTGTTCAGCACGGTCGGGACGAGATAGCCGTCCAGCGCGTCGCTCTCCACGACCACGGCCGGGTTACTCGGCTCTTGATAGAGCGGCACGTCGTACTCGGCACAGGCGTCGATGACCCGCTGCATCTTATCCTGCGTCATATCCAGCGTGCCACCGATTTCGAGCGCGTCCGTCCCCGTCGCGCACACGTCGGCGAACGTATCGCCATCCGCGAGGCTCTTGTCCGGATCGAGTTTAGTTATATGGTCCCAGTCGTCCCATGGCGCAGTCATAGGGTTCCTTTCAAAACTCCCGGCTAAAACAGCTTCGAAACGACCTTTTACGACGCTCGCGGGTCGGCGGGACGACAACCGCTGTCGTCCCGCCAACCGGCTCCCTGTAAAAGCTCGACCAAAAGCACTCCTCCTTCATTTCGAGGGCCGACACGTGTCGGCCCTCTCCATTCAGTCGTCGGCCCGGAAAATCGAAGATTTTCCGGAAAGAAGACTGGTCTCCGCGGTTTTTCATCGGCTGTTTCCGGCGGTTGTGAAAATGCGAGTTACTGGTGGTTGTGTCACTGCTGATTCTGGCATAATGCGGACGCCGTGCACGATTTGTGATGTAGATGAGGGGGGACGAATCAGTCCGCTTTCGCCTGCCAGTTTCGCAATCTATCTTCGCTGACGCCGTTGACCTGCTCGGCAACCGTCTCGGCCTCGGCGTCTTTCAGGTCGTCGATGGTGTCGATACCGGCCTCGGCGAGCTTTTCGGCGGTCTTCGCACCGATGCCGTCGATGACTTCGAGCCCGCTCTTGCGTTCGCGCTGTTTGAACTCCTCGTAGTTGCAGATGGGACAGCCGAGTTCCCACGGTTCGTCCCCGTCATCGGACTCGTCCGATTGGCCAGCCGAGCTTTGCTCGGTGTCGTTGTGGATGACGAGTTCCGGGAGGTCGTGTTCCTCGCACCGCTCGTCGGTCACTTCGATTTCGCCCCGGCGGGGGAGCGGCAGCGAGTAGTCACAGTCGGGATAGCGCGTACAGCCGACGAGTCGGGAACCGGTCTGGAGCTTTTTGATGGCGAGTTCGCCGCCGTGTTCTTCGGCGGTTTCACCGCCTTCGTCTCGCTGGCTCTCCGACCCAGCGCCTTCCCCACACTGGGGACACTCCCCGATGATCCGGTCTTCGGCTTCCTCGGCCTCCTCCGCCTTGCAGAGCGGACAGCCGTGGACGAAGGTGCTTCGTCCGGCGAGTATCTTCACCTCGCGGAGGTCGTGGTCTTCGCACGTCTCGTCCAGGATGAGCGGTTTGCCCTTGTTCGGCAGCGGGAGCGTGTAGGTGCAGTCGGGATACCCGTCACAGCCGACGAAGTACGACCCGCGTCTGCTCTGGCGCACGAGCAGGTCCTCTCCGCACTCGGGACACGGCCCCAGCGTCTTGTCCTCCTTCAGCGACTGTTGGAGCTGTTTGCCGATCTCCTCGCGCGACTCCTCCAAGTCGTCGAACACCGTTGCGAGGATTTCGCGCGACGAATCGGCCACGTCCTCCAAGTCCGCCTCGCCTTCCGCGATGGCGGTCATGTCCTCTTCGAGTTCGCGGGTCATCGTCTCGCTCACCACGAGGTCGGCGTAATCCTCCGCGGCCTTCACGACCGCCTGCGCGAGGCGGGTCGGCCGCGGCGGGTCGCTTTCGAGGTAACCTCGGTCGTAGAGCTTCTGGATGGTGTTGTGGCGGGTCGATTTCGTCCCGATTCCCATCTTCTCCATCTTCTCGATGAGCCGCGACTGACCGTACCGGCGCGGCGGTTGGGTCTGTTTGTCCTCGATTCGCGTGTCGATGATGGACAGGTCTTCCCCTTCCTCCACGTTCGGCACGTAGTTCTCGCTGGTGTTGAAGTACGGGTAGACGGCGTGGTAGCCCTCTTTGAGGAGGCGCTTTCCGTTGGCCTTGAGGGTCAGGTCGTCCACCGTGGAGACCACCTTGAGGTGTTCCCACTTCGCCGACTCGGCGACGGTGGCGAAGAAGCGTCGAACCACGAGTTCGTACACGTCCCACTCGTCGTCGCCCAACTCGCCCTTCGTCGGGATGTCCTCGGTCGGGTGAATCGGCGGGTGGTCGGTCGTCTCCTCGTCGCCCTCGGTCGGTTCGATGTCGTCTTGTTCGAGCAGGCCGTCCGCGTCGTCGCCGAAGTGGTAGTTTCCGACGAACGTATCGAGCAGTTCCTCTGGGTCCAAATCGTCCGGGTAGACGGTGTTGTCGGTCCGCGGGTACGTGATGTATCCGGCGGTGTAGAGGTCTTCCGCGATGCTCATCGCGCGCTGGGCGGAGTAGCCGAGGCTGCCCGCCGCGCGGATGAACTGCGTCGTGTTGAACGGCGCGGGCGGGGTGTCGGTTCGCGTCCGCCGCGAGACGCTATCGACGGTCGCCTGCGTGGCCGATTCGAGGGTTTCGTACGCTTTCTCGGCCGTCTCCTCGTCCCAGACGCGTTCCGCCTCGTTGCCGTCCTCGTCGCGGTAGAAGTACTGCGATTCGAACGCCTCGTCGTCCTTCTGCAGGTCGGCGAACATCTCCCAGTACTCCTCGGGGTCGAACGCCTGAATCTCGCGTTCCCGGTCCACGATGAGCTTCAGCGTGGGACTCTGGACGCGCCCGACGCTGATGAAGTCGTTGCCGAGTTGTCGCGCCGAGAGCGAGAGGAATCGCGTCAGTGCGGCCCCCCAGATGAGGTCGATTATCTGGCGGGCTTCGCCCGCGGCCGCCAGATCGAAATCGAGTTCGTCCGGGTTCTCGAAGGCCGAAGAGACCTCGTTTTTCGTAATCGACGAGAATCGAACGCGTTGGATGGGCACGTCCTCGTTCACCTCGCGGACGAGTTCCCACGCTTCCTTCCCGATGAGTTCGCCCTCGCGGTCGTAGTCCGTCGCAATCGTCACCCGACTCGCATCACGCGCGAGCAGGCGGAGCGTCCGAACGATGTTCTCCTTCGTCGGCTGTTTCTCGACGCTCGCGTCGATGAGTTCTACCGGTTCCACGTCGCGCCAGTCGTTGTACTCGGGTGGAAAATCCACTCCGACGACGTGGCCCGACAAACCGATGCAGCGCTTCCCGCCCCACTTGTAGACGTTGACGCCGTTCTGTCGGTCGGCCTCCGCACTCTCGCCGGAAAGTATGTCGGCGATTCGACGTGCGGCGTTGTCCTTCTCGGTGATGATGAGTTCCACTTACGCACCACCCCGGTTCGCGTCGGTCATCGCCCTCGGCTACGGCCATGGCGCTGGTAAACGTTTCGCCAACGAAAGAAAGTAGGATTCCACGGGAACCCCCGACGTCCCCCCCGATTATCTGGGGTGATAATGGAAGAAACTGCTATGTGTCGAAGACCTGTACAAAAACATGCTCTGATATGTTCGGTTCGATAACGTTCGGTGGCGGTGTCGTCCTCACTGGTACCGCCCTCGGTGGCGGTGTCGGCTTCGTCCTCGCGCGACACGCGTGGTCGAATCGGGACGTTCCCGGGGCGACGCTCTTTTCCTCGCTCATCCTCGCCGTCGCCGGGTGGTGCGTTTTTTCCCTCCTCCTACTGACGAGTACGTCGCTCGCTCGCGCCCGTCTCTGGACGACGCTCATCGGGGTTTGCGTCACCGCCATCCCCGTCCTCTGGTTGACCTTCGCGCTCGAATACACCGGTCGGGACGATTGGGTCTCGCGCAAGACGTTGCCGCTCATTTGGGCGGAACCGGTCCTCTACACCGTCGGTTCGTTATCGAGCCCCCACCACGGCTTTGCGAACGACAGCGCCGCGCTGGTGACGAGCGACGGTCTCACCGCCCTGTCGGTCGTCCACACGCCGTCGTTCTACTTCCACCTCGTCTATCTGTTCGTCGTCCTCGTCACCGGATTCGGATTTTTCACCGCGTTCTTGGTCCAAGCCGACCGACTCTATCGAAAACAGACGGTCGCCATCATCCTCGCGGGACTGCTCCCCCTCGTCGGGACCGCCGTTTTCTCCTTCGTCGACCTGAACATCGCGTTCGGCTTGGCCCCCGTTTTCTTCGCCGCCAGCGCCATCTTGGACTGTCTCGCTCTCTTTCGGTACGACTTTCTGAACGTCGCGCCGCTCGCCTCCGAGGTCGTCCTGTCCGAGATGGACGACCCCGTTATCGTCGTCGCGGACGAGCGAATCGTCGAGTACAACCCGGCGGCGAAGCCGTTGTTCGACGGCGACACCATCGTCGGCCGTGACCTCGAATCGGTCGTTCCGGGGCTGTTGGACGCCGTTTCGAGCGACGAACCGTTTTCCCCGCCTTCGGTGCTGGCGGACGGCGGTTCCGTCGGGGAAACGCCCATCTACGACCCTCGCTCGACACCGATACGCGACCACCACGACGCACATCGCGGCGACATATTCGTCCTCCGCGAGATAACGAGCCAGAAACGGCGGGAAGAGACGCTCCGCGCGCTTCAATCCGCGACCCGGCGATTCATGAACGCGGAGCGACCGGAGGAGATCGCCGAAATCGCGGTGCAAACCGCCGACGAGGTGTTGGACCACCCCTATTCGTCCATCTTCTTCCCGGAAGACGACGGGGCGGTCCTTCGGTCGGTTGCGATGACCGACCTCATGCGAGACGGTCTCGACGGTGAACTGACGTTCTCGCGCGATGCCGAACCGATGTGGTCGGTGTTCGAATCCGGAACGCCGGTCGTGTACGAATCGGTCGAGCAACTCTCGAAGCCGCCGTACGGGTATCTCCCCCTCGGATGTCTGTTGTCGCTGCCGCTCGGCGAACACGGCGTCCTCGCGGTCGGAAGCGACACCCGAAAACGGACGTTCACCGAGAACGACCGCCGATTCGCCCGTATCCTGGCGAGCACGACGGAGACGGCCCTCGACCGCGCACAACGCGAACGCGACCTTCGGGAGAGTCAAGCGATGGTCGAAGAACGAACCGAGCAGATAGAGTTCTTCAACGGCGTC is part of the Haladaptatus paucihalophilus DX253 genome and encodes:
- a CDS encoding ABC transporter ATP-binding protein, which codes for MSALETVGLTKYYGETRGIEDLTLSVESGEVFGYLGPNGAGKTTTIRTLLGFIAPTDGEATVLGYDVRDERALIEAKKRIGYLPSDPGFDEGATGTQFLDYQASLKGDDRREELLELFDAPVERAIEEYSRGNKQKLAIVSAFMHDPDLVIMDEPTSGLDPLMQERFYDFLEDEQERGVTFFFSSHILSEVRKVCDRVGIIRDGKLVTTEDVETLLDRNGKRVRLRTNEPVAREEFEFAGVHDLVLDGAVQFTYTGEYDVLLDRLSDYHVVDVDIEEAPLDEVFMRFYGGEASTDEAGEVSASEGGEVDA
- a CDS encoding DNA topoisomerase I, with product MELIITEKDNAARRIADILSGESAEADRQNGVNVYKWGGKRCIGLSGHVVGVDFPPEYNDWRDVEPVELIDASVEKQPTKENIVRTLRLLARDASRVTIATDYDREGELIGKEAWELVREVNEDVPIQRVRFSSITKNEVSSAFENPDELDFDLAAAGEARQIIDLIWGAALTRFLSLSARQLGNDFISVGRVQSPTLKLIVDREREIQAFDPEEYWEMFADLQKDDEAFESQYFYRDEDGNEAERVWDEETAEKAYETLESATQATVDSVSRRTRTDTPPAPFNTTQFIRAAGSLGYSAQRAMSIAEDLYTAGYITYPRTDNTVYPDDLDPEELLDTFVGNYHFGDDADGLLEQDDIEPTEGDEETTDHPPIHPTEDIPTKGELGDDEWDVYELVVRRFFATVAESAKWEHLKVVSTVDDLTLKANGKRLLKEGYHAVYPYFNTSENYVPNVEEGEDLSIIDTRIEDKQTQPPRRYGQSRLIEKMEKMGIGTKSTRHNTIQKLYDRGYLESDPPRPTRLAQAVVKAAEDYADLVVSETMTRELEEDMTAIAEGEADLEDVADSSREILATVFDDLEESREEIGKQLQQSLKEDKTLGPCPECGEDLLVRQSRRGSYFVGCDGYPDCTYTLPLPNKGKPLILDETCEDHDLREVKILAGRSTFVHGCPLCKAEEAEEAEDRIIGECPQCGEGAGSESQRDEGGETAEEHGGELAIKKLQTGSRLVGCTRYPDCDYSLPLPRRGEIEVTDERCEEHDLPELVIHNDTEQSSAGQSDESDDGDEPWELGCPICNYEEFKQRERKSGLEVIDGIGAKTAEKLAEAGIDTIDDLKDAEAETVAEQVNGVSEDRLRNWQAKAD
- a CDS encoding phosphoglycerol geranylgeranyltransferase encodes the protein MTAPWDDWDHITKLDPDKSLADGDTFADVCATGTDALEIGGTLDMTQDKMQRVIDACAEYDVPLYQEPSNPAVVVESDALDGYLVPTVLNTRDVAWIAGLHKEWIRMADVDWSETHTEGYIILNPEASVAEYADADCDQTPEDVAAYAELAEKMLGQQIIYIECSGTFGDPKTVKMAQEALDEATLFYGGGIRDYESANTMAAHADIVVVGDLVHDEGVEAVRETVEGAKDAKKARAESA
- a CDS encoding ABC transporter permease subunit codes for the protein MLEIARYESSRRVKGAVALAVLLGVMSILFVALFPSIKSSGANIDAYWNNLPPAMKAAFGASGAGFSLTTMEGFLAVELYQFFWLLLLGVYVAYLAGSLIAGDVERDRMDVLLATPVSRSKVLVEKFASLLPTLVILNVIVGIVVYGSVVAVGESVSVSDLAVVHLLSIPYLLACGGIGLLLSVLFDREDIAQRGGLGAVFALFLLNSVGESADMGWLGALSPMHYYDPTAILVSGSYDWTGAGILLVGIAALVSVSLVIFQRKDIA
- a CDS encoding sensor histidine kinase, producing MFGSITFGGGVVLTGTALGGGVGFVLARHAWSNRDVPGATLFSSLILAVAGWCVFSLLLLTSTSLARARLWTTLIGVCVTAIPVLWLTFALEYTGRDDWVSRKTLPLIWAEPVLYTVGSLSSPHHGFANDSAALVTSDGLTALSVVHTPSFYFHLVYLFVVLVTGFGFFTAFLVQADRLYRKQTVAIILAGLLPLVGTAVFSFVDLNIAFGLAPVFFAASAILDCLALFRYDFLNVAPLASEVVLSEMDDPVIVVADERIVEYNPAAKPLFDGDTIVGRDLESVVPGLLDAVSSDEPFSPPSVLADGGSVGETPIYDPRSTPIRDHHDAHRGDIFVLREITSQKRREETLRALQSATRRFMNAERPEEIAEIAVQTADEVLDHPYSSIFFPEDDGAVLRSVAMTDLMRDGLDGELTFSRDAEPMWSVFESGTPVVYESVEQLSKPPYGYLPLGCLLSLPLGEHGVLAVGSDTRKRTFTENDRRFARILASTTETALDRAQRERDLRESQAMVEERTEQIEFFNGVLRHDILNGITVVNGNLELLEPHVAATGESYFETVRNWSEDIGQLTEKVRSVSQTVTDSESVSLESVSLSDALSRRVTKVRNTYPNVSIDADIEDGLAVSGNELLGEVVENVLLNAIEHHDRDDPSLVIRTRRSEETVRVEIEDDGPGISEEMKTRVFDRNVTSESTGSIGFGLYFVSVMMEQYDGSVWFEDANPCGTVAILSFPQLSADAPLT